A region of Antedon mediterranea chromosome 8, ecAntMedi1.1, whole genome shotgun sequence DNA encodes the following proteins:
- the LOC140056999 gene encoding NFX1-type zinc finger-containing protein 1-like, protein MEDHIKLRIEEEVEAEEGEIYRGRSGGAFHSTYLRNDTVDQRRQVLPLNVRDLKSIFQKSDPVKFLSDKSDNLNELLKNEKMSDNVVEILLQMYERIFKCELSNTKKTLVDMLRSSPFLKKVLIPYVTHLGDRYTIDANKENDIQKNTERHLNLVWTFLLGISPGIKEINDFSLITTLLDVKSKELFEKRKMSQDALINAARFKKEAYKCISELKEADKKKRQLESAIREGIFDGPPPDDYRDIPILPTAEDLHAKELPFLRPNKIKGSYANQYHYLDVQFRLLREDFICPLREGIQTHLDNVTNPLPRNQRKRNTDVRLYYDVKVEHPVFSHKKEGVLYRVHFSLCNLKNVRWQNTKRLIYGSLVCLSHDNFQTLLFGTISDREESLLRHGRVDIKFHNSENMEISRLYTMVESTAFFESYRPVLQVLQQFNDDNNLPMEKYIIQASHNIKIPKYLCNTPRMMYDIGPLFKAIKVKGKCIRMSVGNLLEYSQNNNPSYMIDILDENAWPEMDHLALDESQISAVKSALTKELAVIQGPPGTGKTYIGLKVVETLLINSDRWTTKVHEQADEDTANSIIMVICYTNHALDQFLEGILSFCDNLVRIGGRSKSEKLEPFNLKKLAKKEKKTRKNEDHSINKLADSITTRMVEAEELIQLCDKYIISEFSLENIINSRHQKCLRDSRAEYGVDGRRSALPTWLGLLSVYDNDEGVKDVVSKYDEEDYTEDDEVEQDSNANIKTEFDMILDQREYDDVRSRQDYESKKKAIITALASKLAYDPQLKCKDAPLKRHQATVRKQLSATDDVMTEQEANRVNIRMLSAHDKWRLYRYWITKYKNKLRQVLFDQQQAYDQVVNMIKQDDYESKCKVLRGTAVVGMTTTGAAMNKELLNGIRPRIVVVEEAAEILEAHIVTSLTKQCEHLILIGDHQQLKPNPTVYKLATKFNLDTSLFERMLTNGVPCQKLSSQHRMRPQISEIMRKHFYSHLLDDESVKEFDNVKGVSRNLFFINHDIQEETVEDILSKSNAHEAEYCLAFAKYLYQQGYDASSITILTTYTGQVLNLKRLLKNKEYICLHGVYVSAVDNYQGEENEIILLSLVRSNDAGNIGFLKVSNRMCVALSRAKKGMFCIGNFKLLAEKNDLWMKIVNDMQSSNCIGRHIELYCQNHPTTKVKVSTAEEFNQCPMGGCKLLCETRLDCGHVCPMLCHPRDPNHKKYQCNEICVRICTRGHRTCYRRKCYLPCLPCEVMVTKSLECRHEVKIQCSQFEKPVNCTNSCERLLTCGHECQNLCFERCTSRCLTIVTKSFIPCAHNIEVKCYITSCQLPCEKTLACGHTCTNLCGDVCIKKCIEVIEKKFECGHTVSVSCFTPTCPLPCSRPTECVHSCANKCGDLCKKYHIYGSNNHHDEHFSCKMPCQKTLTCEHQCQRKCYETCSSYNCTELVKKMLQCTHEKEVACYVDPKELGNTCKVKVTKTRKCGHEQMIKCYESKYLDTIACLENILETLACGHTIKRICSETKGCTKKCSKLLSCGHKCKELCCKPCTDRCTEKVDKKLMCGHMKKVQCFIDVSEIATTGEVVCLFKQSVTLSCGHENTQLCYKRDLPQNCIKRCSKKLPCGHVCRKKCSEECSIDSCQEQCKTTLVCEHRCHGKCKDCTHEQIHEACTECCNKKLICGHNCQQSCSMIPCQPCKNMCQSGCWHKRCQRSCSDICEPCGARCKWECIHFKCTQFCDEFCNRKRCNQPCLKTLKCKHKCFGLCGEPCKKKCLTCDPASFHPSKYLPGKEKRPRYVLLHDCSHAIEVSTMDEYMDKDEGIRLKQCPVCHTIIRFNPRYGNVLKTINKRIVEIKQRLTIERSFDRIQNIRRKINFRLPCFSEIEKGNVLKEMKYRYGIKYERLLLFDIMTTMLKQVITIRDDLNQQSGTSYITDILQQLETIQQRIWNSENIASEQFVFYVSSEIQRINTCARLMKFRCKTVSDINKTESLLSILLHSKSRVTSEVMQEALDILGKDDQLPEVVVLVKETVS, encoded by the exons ATGGAAGACCATATCAAACTCAGAATAGAGGAAGAGGTAGAGGCAGAGGAAGGGGAAATCTACAGAGGTAG AAGTGGTGGTGCATTTCATTCTACATATCTTCGTAATGACACAGTAGACCAGAGACGTCAAGTCTTACcat TGAATGTTAGAGATCTAAAGAGTATATTCCAGAAATCTGATCCAGTGAAGTTTTTATCAGACAAGTCTGACAACCTCAACGAACTGCTGAAGAATGAGAAAATGAGTGATAATGTTGTTGAAATCCTACTCCAAATGTACGAAAGAATATTTAAGTGTGAATTATCCAACACCAAGAAAACACTGGTAGATATGTTACGATCGAGTCCATTTCTTAAGAAAGTACTTATTCCATATGTAACTCATTTAGGAGATAGATATACGATAGATGCTAACAAAGAAAATGATATACAAAAGAACACCGAAAGACATCTTAATCTCGTATGGACGTTTTTGCTGGGAATAAGTCCTGGgattaaagaaataaatgatttttcCCTGATTACTACTCTCCTTGACGTCAAAAGTAAAGAATTGTTTGAAAAACGGAAGATGTCCCAAGATGCTTTAATTAATGCAGCGCGTTTTAAAAAAGAAGCATACAAATGCATATCAGAATTAAAAGAAGCGGATAAAAAGAAGAGACAACTTGAATCTGCAATAAGAGAAGGGATTTTTGATGGGCCACCACCTGATGACTATAGAGATATTCCAATATTGCCAACGGCTGAAGATCTTCATGCCAAAGAGCTACCATTCCTTCGTCCAAATAAAATCAAAGGAAGCTACGCAAACCAATATCATTACCTTGATGTACAATTCAGATTGTTACGTGAGGACTTTATATGTCCATTGCGTGAAGGAATTCAAACACATTTGGACAATGTTACAAATCCACTTCCACGAAATCaaagaaaaaggaatacagatgtTCGCTTGTATTACGATGTAAAAGTTGAACATCCAGTGTTTTCCCACAAGAAGGAAGGAGTTCTCTATCGCGTACACTTCAGTCTCTGTAATCTAAAAAACGTAAGATGGCAAAACACGAAACGGTTGATCTATGGGTCCCTTGTCTGCTTATCTCATGACAATTTTCAAACTCTTCTTTTTGGCACCATTAGTGATAGAGAAGAGTCGTTATTGCGACATGGTCGTGTTGACATTAAATTCCATAACAGTGAAAATATGGAGATTTCACGTCTATATACCATGGTAGAATCCACAGCATTTTTTGAGAGTTATAGGCCTGTATTGCAAGTTCTCCAGCAGTTCAATGACGACAATAATCTACCTATGGAAAAGTATATTATACAGGCTTcacacaatataaaaataccaaaatatcTTTGTAATACACCCAGAATGATGTACGACATAGGGCCACTTTTTAAAGCTATTAAGGTAAAGGGTAAATGTATACGCATGTCTGTAGGTAATTTACTTGAGTACTCCCAGAATAATAATCCTAGCTACATGATAGACATTCTTGATGAAAATGCTTGGCCAGAAATGGACCATCTAGCTCTTGATGAATCACAGATTAGCGCTGTAAAATCAGCCTTAACCAAGGAACTTGCAGTCATTCAGGGGCCACCAGGAACTGGAAAAACTTACATTGGATTAAAGGTCGTTGAAACTCTCCTCATTAATAGTGATCGTTGGACCACAAAGGTTCATGAGCAGGCTGACGAAGACACTGCTAATAGCATCATCATGGTAATATGTTATACAAACCATGCCCTAGACCAATTTCTGGAAGGCATACTCAGTTTTTGTGATAACTTGGTTAGAATTGGCGGAAGGTCAAAAAGCGAAAAACTTGAACCATTCAATTTGAAAAAGTTAGCGAAGAAGGAAAAAAAGACGAGGAAAAACGAGGATCACAGCATTAATAAACTTGCAGATTCAATAACAACTCGGATGGTAGAGGCTGAAGAACTAATTCAACTCTGCGACAAATACATTATCAGTGAATTTTCTTTGGAAAATATCATCAATTCTCGCCATCAGAAATGTTTGAGAGACTCCAGAGCAGAATATGGAGTAGATGGAAGACGTTCAGCTTTGCCTACATGGCTAGGTCTTCTTTCTGTTTACGACAATGATGAAGGAGTCAAGGACGTCGTTAGCAAGTATGATGAGGAGGATTATACAGAAGACGACGAAGTAGAACAAGACAGTAATGCTAATATCAAAACTGAATTTGACATGATTTTAGATCAACGGGAATATGATGACGTTAGATCAAGACAAGACTACGAATCAAAAAAGAAAGCGATTATTACTGCACTTGCTTCTAAGCTCGCATATGACCCACAATTAAAATGTAAAGATGCACCTTTGAAAAGGCaccaagcgacagttcgaaaaCAATTATCTGCTACTGACGATGTAATGACGGAACAAGAAGCAAACAGGGTGAACATTAGAATGTTATCCGCACACGATAAATGGCGCTTGTACCGATACTGgataacaaaatacaaaaacaagttACGACAAGTGTTGTTTGATCAACAACAAGCATATGATCAAGTTGTAAATATGATTAAACAAGATGATTATGAATCTAAATGTAAAGTACTTAGAGGAACAGCGGTGGTTGGCATGACAACTACTGGTGCTGCTATGAATAAAGAGTTACTAAATGGAATACGACCAAGAATAGTTGTTGTTGAAGAGGCTGCGGAAATATTAGAGGCACACATTGTAACTAGCCTAACCAAACAATGCGAGCATTTAATTCTAATTGGAGACCACCAGCAATTGAAGCCTAATCCTACAGTATACAAACTTGCAACCAAATTCAACCTTGATACATCTCTTTTTGAAAGAATGCTTACTAATGGTGTTCCTTGTCAAAAGTTGTCATCACAACACCGAATGCGACCACAGATATCAGAAATCATGAGAAAACACTTCTACAGCCATCTCCTTGATGACGAATCAGTAAAAGAGTTCGATAACGTTAAAGGTGTATCTCGTAATCTGTTCTTCATTAACCACGATATTCAAGAGGAGACTGTGGAAGATATATTAAGTAAGTCGAATGCTCACGAAGCTGAATATTGTTTAGCATTTGCTAAGTATCTTTACCAACAGGGGTATGATGCCTCTAGTATCACCATTTTGACGACGTATACAGGTCAGGTTCTTAATTTAAAACGACTGCTTAAAAACAAGGAGTATATTTGCCTGCATGGTGTGTACGTAAGTGCCGTAGATAACTATCAAGGTGAGGAGAATGAAATAATTTTGCTGTCTTTAGTAAGAAGTAACGATGCTGGAAATATAGGGTTTTTAAAAGTTTCAAACAGAATGTGTGTAGCCTTATCACGAGCCAAAAAGGGTATGTTCTGTATTGGAAACTTCAAACTTCTAGCTGAAAAGAATGATCTCTGGATGAAAATAGTCAATGACATGCAATCATCAAACTGTATTGGAAGACACATTGAGTTGTACTGCCAAAACCATCCAACAACAAAAGTCAAAGTATCTACGGCCGAAGAATTTAATCAATGTCCGATGGGAGGATGTAAGCTCCTGTGTGAAACTCGCCTAGATTGTGGGCATGTGTGTCCAATGTTGTGTCATCCTCGTGATCCAAATCATAAGAAATATCAATGCAATGAGATATGTGTCAGAATATGCACACGGGGTCATCGGACGTGTTATCGGCGGAAGTGTTATCTACCGTGCTTGCCATGTGAAGTTATGGTTACTAAATCATTAGAATGTCGACATGAGGTTAAGATACAGTGTAGTCAATTTGAAAAGCCCGTAAATTGTACTAACTCATGTGAAAGGTTGTTGACGTGTGGGCATGAATGCCAAAATTTATGCTTTGAAAGATGCACATCAAGATGTTTAACAATTGTTACGAAATCGTTTATTCCATGTGCCCACAATATTGAAGTTAAATGCTACATAACATCATGTCAGCTACCGTGTGAAAAGACGCTGGCGTGTGGTCATACGTGTACAAATTTATGTGGAGatgtttgtataaaaaaatgcaTTGAGGTTATAGAAAAGAAATTCGAATGTGGACATACTGTTAGCGTTTCTTGTTTTACACCAACCTGTCCATTGCCATGCTCACGACCAACAGAATGTGTTCATTCATGTGCAAATAAGTGTGGTGATTTATGCAAAAAATATCACATATATGGAAGCAATAATCACCACGATGAACACTTTAGTTGTAAAATGCCATGTCAAAAAACATTAACCTGTGAGCATCAGTGCCAACGGAAATGTTATGAAACGTGCTCCAGTTATAACTGCACTGAATTAGTTAAAAAGATGCTACAATGTACCCATGAAAAAGAAGTAGCTTGTTATGTAGATCCTAAAGAACTTGGTAACACATGCAAAGTGAAAGTTACTAAAACTCGCAAATGTGGACATGAACAAATGATAAAATGCTATGAATCGAAATACCTAGACACGATTGCATGTCTTGAAAATATTCTGGAAACACTAGCATGTGGACACACAATTAAACGGATTTGTTCAGAAACAAAAGGTTGCACCAAAAAGTGTTCAAAACTCCTGTCATGTGGACACAAATGTAAAGAACTTTGTTGTAAACCATGTACAGACCGCTGTACAGAGAAAGTAGACAAAAAACTAATGTGTGGACATATGAAGAAAGTTCAATGTTTTATAGATGTGTCAGAAATTGCAACTACCGGCGAAGTAGTATGTCTATTTAAACAGTCAGTCACATTGTCGTGTGGACATGAAAATACACAACTTTGTTACAAACGTGATTTACCTCAAAACTGTATAAAGCGATGTTCAAAAAAATTACCATGTGGCCATGTATGCAGAAAGAAATGTTCTGAAGAATGTTCAATAGACAGTTGTCAGGAACAATGCAAAACCACGTTAGTTTGTGAACATCGATGTCATGGAAAATGTAAGGATTGTACGCATGAACAGATACACGAGGCATGCACGGAATGTTGTAATAAAAAACTTATCTGTGGTCACAATTGTCAACAATCCTGCTCAATGATTCCTTGTCAGCCTTGTAAAAACATGTGTCAGTCAGGTTGTTGGCACAAACGTTGCCAACGTTCCTGTTCCGATATTTGCGAACCATGTGGAGCACGATGTAAATGGGAATGCATTCACTTTAAGTGTACGCAATTCTGTGATGAATTTTGTAATCGTAAAAGGTGCAACCAACCCTGCCTAAAGACCCTTAAATGCAAACATAAATGCTTTGGTCTTTGTGGCGAGCCCTGTAAAAAGAAATGCTTAACTTGTGATCCAGCTTCTTTTCATCCATCAAAATATCTTCCAGGTAAAGAGAAGAGACCAAGATATGTATTGTTGCATGATTGTTCTCATGCAATTGAGGTTTCTACAATGGATGAATATATGGATAAGGATGAAGGTATAAGATTGAAACAATGTCCAGTGTGTCATACAATCATTCGATTCAATCCGAGATACGGAAATGTcctaaaaacaataaacaaaagaaTAGTTGAAATAAAGCAAAGGTTAACGATTGAACGATCGTTTGATCGAATACAAAATATAAGACGGAAGATAAACTTTCGCTTACCGTGTTTTAGCGAAATTGAAAAAGGCAATGttttaaaagaaatgaaataccGGTATGGAATTAAATATGAAAGGCTACTTCTATTTGATATCATGACCACGATGCTAAAACAAGTAATCACGATTCGTGATGACTTAAACCAACAGAGCGGTACGAGTTACATAACGGACATCTTGCAACAACTAGAAACCATTCAGCAACGCATTTGGAATTCAGAAAACATTGCTTCTgaacaatttgtattttacgTGTCTTCAGAAATTCAACGGATAAACACGTGTGCTCGATTAATGAAGTTTCGATGTAAAACAGTTTCAGACATAAACAAGACTGAATCTTTATTATCGATACTTCTTCACAGCAAATCACGCGTGACGTCTGAAGTTATGCAAGAAGCATTGGATATACTTGGAAAGGACGACCAATTACCTGAAGTAGTAGTACTTGTCAAAGAAACTGTTTCATGA
- the LOC140056088 gene encoding NFX1-type zinc finger-containing protein 1-like: MADQSRQHRYRGRRQRGGGRGGEGRSASHRSIERSVSQHDSYGGGGNPGHDSFGRGARPKREIRPTGYKRLEELLSKEKEEILMQVLETGFGFQKLLNKDNIRRDIRVLILRAIVNACKCTTSKASLNLFLGTLQTSSFIKYVMSHHIMSLKNERSDRVKYEVEIQDIITVIWTLVEKRPSSTHELKASLILIKITIDELVGEGLIGECFLERYKALDEFFQAVENTQEENVKSVRRKKVNVDEETPPPDDFRAISIFPTLNDLTADRRPYLRRNKLDGSYDNVDHYLDVQFRLLREDLVRPLREGIREYLQHKDDKHRRITDLWVYNDVTIEYPVCSHDCILYRVHFNVSRLKGVSWESTMCLIYGSLVCLSPDDFQTVCFATVANREVKHLENGFLDIKFENDVDFGLIERHYTMVETSSFFEAYRHVLHSLQEITETSMPMRSYIIEARHEVDAPSYLRHNRTMTYDLSPLVDGTTKLLVRIADNSWPTATALQLDKSQFDAVRTALTKEFAVIQGPPGTGKTYIGLKIVHALLYNSECWTIDAAHARVKHSPIFVVCFTNHALDQFLEGIHSFQPTDIVRVGGRSNSETLKSFNLTQLRKKARERKELPISILNRKRDILRDMHALRDVMNLAEERIKVTTTGVIGEIYLETWMSDDHYESLTQFEVNSDNVVVVWLRLAGNNIASDIVVDDIQNIVHDPDEEPTEEENEEMDIAEEADLLTEQRIVDVDDDITGEKVNVKEIDRIKKTVRRQLAYDPLKQVADEDGFQLAGNKKRRSRYLKKQLLSSDKMRDIEAARVGNIWNLKLNDRWRLYRFWISKYCNYERQTLFQNQANYDALGKQLQEIGLEEDLRLMRDAKVIGMTTTGAARCRNMLQRIQAKIVIVEEAAEVLEAHIVSSLTEGCEHLILIGDHQQLRPNPTVYNLAKEFKLEISLFERMVKNGMDCQRLNIQHRMRPEISSIMKNYFYTGLLDAPNVLQYGNIKGVSNNMFFIEHNQLETAVNETLSKSNIFEAEFLVNLCKYLIQQGYEPSEITILITCTDQLFKFKKIMKSNIFKGVRVCVVDSYQGLENEIILLSIGFLKEKTRMCVALSRAKKGLFCIGNMKLLAAQDENWNKIVKELRQKKLLGPTIRLCCQNHTNTSVEIRELSDFTKCPEGGCNVPCISRLKCGHVCKLPCHPYDPEHKIVICREACVRATCPMGHPCRLKCFQECEKECKVSVTKCLPCGHNQKVPCFKDVSTVACLSACPKKLECGHACNERCSQPCTSRCQKIVSKLWPCGHKGKYKCYVDDPLKCFHPCGFSLKCDHTCEGKCGDCKNGRLHQQCRSKCGRTLVCGHECLEPCTRNCPPCSKPCENRCVHSKCPMKCGEECTPCTMPCEWQCEHQTCKRQCGQLCCRDRCNEPCKKLIKCGHACVGLCGAPCPKKCRICDRTELTTIMFGNEDEPDARFIELEDCGHVIESEALDTWMDDKDEQQNHAKPKLCPVCKTPIRRNLRYGNIIKQLQMDMERVKAKINGDKHLIDLDKRRLEIKISRVFDTESRRFLSTELKTLKTPDHVTDMKNKVQFLLELEKISKAGNGKIYSGYLNIETKIKKELETCKQWILKPRNRFNEQLFEDISLELQRIKYFMELYVLKSILHTSKISKDGLVDYLSMVKKRVAGVKPLKEDDIKTVDFCLKKIREKCGCIIPGICPKGHIYAIGDCGGATMESKCPEC, translated from the exons ATGGCTGATCAGTCCCGACAACATAGATACCGTGGACGACGTCAGCGCGGTGGTGGTCGAGGAGGTGAAGGTAGAAGTGCGTCACATAGATCAATAGAAAG ATCCGTGAGTCAACATGACAGTTACGGTGGTGGTGGCAATCCAGGCCATGATAGTTTTGGAAGGGGCGCACGACCAAAGAGAGAAATAAGGCcaacag GTTATAAACGACTAGAAGAACTGCTGagtaaagaaaaagaagaaattctTATGCAGGTTCTAGAGACCGGTTTTGGCTTCCAGAAACTTCTAAATAAGGATAACATTCGTAGAGATATACGCGTCTTAATTTTACGCGCCATTGTTAATGCGTGCAAGTGTACAACTTCTAAAGCCTCgttgaatttatttttaggtACACTTCAAACATCTtcatttattaaatatgttatGAGTCATCATATTATGTCACTAAAGAATGAAAGGAGTGATAGGGTGAAATACGAAGTAGAAATACAGGATATCATTACTGTAATTTGGACACTGGTTGAAAAACGTCCAAGCTCTACACATGAGCTTAAAGCTTCATTAATTCTGATAAAAATAACTATTGATGAGTTAGTTGGAGAAGGATTAATCGGTGAGTGTTTTTTAGAGCGTTACAAAGCGTTGGATGAGTTTTTTCAGGCTGTTGAAAATACTCAAGAAGAAAATGTAAAGAGTGTACGCAGAAAAAAGGTCAATGTGGACGAAGAAACCCCTCCACCAGACGACTTCCGGGCAATATCAATATTTCCTACACTAAATGATCTAACTGCAGACCGAAGACCTTATTTGCGACGCAATAAACTTGACGGTAGTTACGATAACGTGGATCATTACCTAGATGTCCAGTTCCGATTACTTCGAGAGGACTTGGTGAGACCACTTCGAGAAGGCATCAGAGAATACCTACAACACAAAGACGACAAACATAGAAGAATAACTGACCTTTGGGTGTATAATGACGTAACTATCGAGTATCCAGTGTGTTCACATGACTGTATTTTATACCGAGTACACTTTAATGTGTCACGCTTAAAGGGAGTTTCATGGGAATCCACAATGTGCTTGATTTATGGGTCACTTGTATGCCTGTCTCCAGACGATTTCCAGACAGTTTGTTTCGCTACTGTGGCAAATAGAGAAGTAAAGCATCTTGAAAATGGTTTCTTAGATATCAAATTTGAAAACGACGTTGACTTTGGCTTAATCGAACGGCATTATACCATGGTTGAAACGTCTTCCTTCTTCGAAGCTTACCGACACGTACTACACAGTTTGCAGGAAATTACAGAAACAAGCATGCCGATGAGAAGCTACATAATTGAAGCCCGCCACGAAGTCGATGCCCCATCGTATCTACGTCATAACAGGACTATGACATATGACCTATCACCGTTGGTTGACGGAACTACAAAACTTCTTGTAAGAATAGCTGATAATTCTTGGCCAACAGCCACGGCCCTTCAACTCGATAAATCGCAATTTGACGCTGTTAGGACAGCGTTGACGAAAGAGTTTGCAGTCATCCAAGGTCCACCTGGAACTGGTAAAACCTACATAGGGTTAAAGATTGTGCATGCATTGCTTTATAACAGTGAATGTTGGACGATTGACGCTGCTCATGCTAGAGTAAAACACAGCCCTATATTCGTAGTCTGCTTCACAAACCATGCGCTTGATCAATTTCTTGAAGGCATACACTCATTTCAACCAACGGATATAGTACGGGTTGGTGGAAGAAGTAATAGTGAAACTTTGAAAAGCTTCAATCTAACTCAGCTTCGAAAAAAAGCAAGAGAGCGAAAAGAATTACCCATATCCATACTTAATAGAAAAAGAGATATTCTTCGAGATATGCATGCATTACGAGATGTTATGAATCTAGCAGAGGAAAGAATAAAAGTGACAACAACTGGTGTTATCGGTGAAATCTACCTAGAAACATGGATGTCAGATGATCATTACGAATCATTGACGCAGTTTGAAGTAAACAGTGACAATGTAGTGGTGGTTTGGTTAAGATTGGCAGGGAATAATATAGCTTCTGACATAGTTGTTGATGACATTCAAAACATTGTACACGATCCGGACGAAGAACCCACAGAAGAAGAAAACGAAGAAATGGATATTGCGGAAGAGGCAGATTTGTTAACCGAACAAAGAATCGTTGATGTCGACGATGACATAACAGGTGAAAAAGTAAATGTGAAGGAAATCGATAGAATAAAGAAAACTGTTAGACGTCAACTTGCGTACGACCCACTGAAACAGGTTGCAGATGAAGATGGCTTTCAATTAGCAGGAAATAAAAAGAGGAGATCACGATACCTAAAAAAACAACTGCTTAGTTCTGACAAAATGAGAGATATTGAAGCTGCTAGAGTTGGTAACATATGGAATCTCAAACTGAATGATCGTTGGCGTCTATACCGATTTTGGATATCGAAATACTGTAACTACGAACGTCAGACGCTATTTCAAAATCAAGCCAATTATGATGCGTTAGGAAAACAACTTCAAGAAATCGGATTAGAGGAGGATCTTCGTTTGATGCGAGATGCTAAGGTAATTGGTATGACCACTACTGGAGCGGCACGATGTAGAAATATGCTTCAAAGAATTCAGGCAAAGATCGTCATTGTAGAAGAGGCCGCAGAAGTGCTAGAAGCTCATATAGTGTCAAGTCTGACTGAAGGTTGTGAACACCTTATATTAATTGGGGATCACCAGCAACTGAGACCTAATCCAACGGTGTATAATCTTGCCAAAGAGTTCAAGTTAGAGATCTCTCTTTTCGAAAGGATGGTAAAGAACGGTATGGATTGTCAGAGGTTAAATATTCAACATAGAATGAGACCAGAAATATCATCAATTATGAAGAATTATTTTTACACTGGCCTTCTAGATGCCCCAAATGTCCTTCAGTATGGTAATATTAAAGGTGTGTCAAATAATATGTTCTTTATTGAACATAATCAGCTTGAAACTGCAGTCAACGAAACTCTTagtaaatcaaatatttttgaaGCTGAGTTCTTGGTAAATCTTTGTAAGTACCTTATTCAACAAGGCTACGAACCATCAGAGATTACAATCCTTATAACCTGCACGGATCAACTCTTTAAGTTCAAGAAAATAATGAAGTCAAACATTTTCAAGGGCGTTCGCGTCTGCGTCGTTGATAGCTATCAAGGCTTAGAAAATGAGATAATTCTTCTTTCAATTGGCTTTCTTAAAGAAAAGACTAGGATGTGTGTAGCATTATCGAGAGCAAAGAAAGGATTGTTTTGCATCGGAAATATGAAACTTCTTGCTGCCCAAGATGAAAACTGGAACAAAATTGTCAAAGAACTTCGACAAAAAAAATTGCTTGGACCAACTATTCGACTGTGTTGTCAAAACCACACAAACACAAGCGTAGAAATACGTGAGTTAAGTGACTTCACTAAATGCCCAGAAGGAGGTTGCAACGTACCTTGTATTAGCAGACTTAAATGCGGACACGTCTGTAAGCTGCCCTGCCACCCATATGACCCCGAACACAAAATAGTTATTTGCCGTGAGGCCTGTGTCAGAGCCACATGCCCTATGGGACATCCTTGTAGACTTAAATGTTTTCAGGAGTGTGAGAAGGAATGCAAAGTTTCAGTGACAAAATGTTTACCTTGTGGGCACAATCAGAAGGTACCCTGCTTCAAGGATGTGTCTACAGTCGCTTGTTTGTCAGCTTGTCCAAAGAAATTAGAGTGTGGACATGCCTGTAATGAAAGATGCAGCCAGCCATGTACAAGTAGGTGTCAAAAGATTGTCAGTAAACTATGGCCTTGTGGGCATAAGGGCAAATACAAATGCTATGTAGATGATCCGTTAAAATGTTTTCACCCATGTGGATTCTCTTTGAAATGTGACCATACATGTGAAGGAAAATGTGGAGATTGTAAAAATGGTCGTCTTCATCAACAGTGTCGGTCGAAATGTGGCAGGACTTTGGTTTGTGGACACGAATGTCTTGAACCATGCACACGAAATTGTCCACCCTGTAGTAAACCATGTGAAAACCGATGTGTTCATAGCAAATGTCCTATGAAATGTGGAGAAGAGTGTACACCTTGTACAATGCCGTGTGAATGGCAATGCGAACATCAAACTTGTAAAAGACAATGTGGGCAACTCTGCTGTCGAGATAGGTGCAATGAACCATGTAAGAAGCTTATAAAATGTGGTCATGCATGTGTTGGTCTTTGCGGTGCGCCGTGTCCCAAGAAGTGTCGGATATGCGATAGAACAGAGTTAACCACTATAATGTTTGGTAACGAAGATGAGCCTGATGCAAGATTTATTGAGTTGGAAGACTGTGGTCACGTTATAGAATCAGAAGCACTAGATACATGGATGGATGATAAAGACGAACAACAAAACCATGCCAAGCCAAAACTTTGTCCAGTGTGTAAAACACCAATTAGAAGGAATCTGCGGTATGGCAATatcataaaacaattacaaatggACATGGAACGTGTAAAGGCAAAAATTAATGGAGATAAACATCTAATAGATTTGGATAAAAGAAGGCTGGAAATTAAAATTTCAAGAGTATTTGACACAGAGTCGCGTAGATTTCTTAGTACTGAACTCAAAACATTGAAGACACCGGATCACGTTACTGATATGAAGAACAAAGTACAGTTTCTCTTGGAGTTAGAAAAGATTTCAAAAGCAGGTAATGGCAAAATTTATTCAGGATATTTGAACATTGAGACAAAGATAAAGAAAGAACTTGAAACCTGCAAACAATGGATCCTTAAACCAAGAAATCGGTTTAATGAACAACTTTTTGAAGATATATCGCTAGAGCTTCAACGTATCAAATACTTTATGGAATTATATGTACTTAAAAGCATACTACATACTTCTAAAATTAGCAAAGATGGATTAGTGGATTATTTATCAATGGTTAAAAAACGAGTCGCTGGCGTGAAGCCTCTAAAAGAAGATGATATAAAGACCGTAGATTTTTGCTTGAAGAAAATACGAGAGAAATGCGGCTGTATTATTCCCGGAATATGCCCAAAAGGACACATATATGCAATAGGTGACTGCGGTGGTGCCACGATGGAAAGCAAGTGCCCAGAATGTTGA